From Triticum urartu cultivar G1812 chromosome 2, Tu2.1, whole genome shotgun sequence, a single genomic window includes:
- the LOC125537089 gene encoding uncharacterized protein LOC125537089 — MAPPPLHLPPYLAPTWPSGRPRPAPSLRSPSSLHPFSDLLTEALGAESLDPDDVAMDDDAAVDGWAQSCKRQQHHLQEVDDEADQGFVMPRRTRSGRAFPPPISVIGKGGRPWLTLRAHREDGRLVLREMRLPSQELLQSCKEDGRFKLFMHPEAGGRCVAGAAGSRATTAVAQD; from the coding sequence atggcgcccccaccgctCCACCTCCCGCCCTACTTAGCCCCCACCTGGCCCTCCGGGCGCCCCCGTCCCGCGCCATCATTGAGATCACCGTCCTCGCTCCACCCCTTCTCCGACCTCCTCACCGAGGCGCTCGGGGCCGAGAGCTTAGACCCCGACGACGTCGCCATGGACGACGACGCCGCGGTCGATGGCTGGGCCCAGTCTTGCAAGAGGCAGCAACACCACCTCCAGGAAGTCGACGACGAAGCCGACCAAGGGTTCGTGATGCCGAGGCGGACGAGGAGCGGGAGGGCGTTCCCGCCGCCGATATCGGTGATCGGCAAGGGCGGGCGGCCGTGGCTGACCCTCCGGGCGCACCGGGAGGACGGCCGGCTCGTGCTGCGGGAGATGCGGCTGCCATCGCAGGAGCTGCTCCAGTCATGCAAGGAGGACGGGAGGTTCAAGCTGTTCATGCACCCGGAGGCCGGTGGCCGATGCGTCGCCGGCGCCGCGGGATCACGCGCCACGACGGCCGTGGCGCAGGACTAG